The genomic stretch GCCGTATTCTTTGGACCAATTCGCGCATTTCTTTTGGCTCAATGGATGCCTTATGATCAGGGCCTTCCATGTTCCTGTCAAGAGTAAAATGCTTTTCAATGACTTTTGCGCCCATTGCAACAGCAGCGACAGAGACATCAATGCCTTCTGTGTGGTCTGAATATCCTGTTATAAGGTTGAATGTATTTTTCAGCGTAATCATTGCCCTTAGATTTACCTGTTCATATTTTACAGGGTAGCTTGTTGTGCAGTGAAGCAGCACCAGTTGGCTGTTGATCGGAAGTATTACATCAACAGCTTCTTTTATCTCATCTAATGTTGACATGCCTGTTGAAAGTATTATTGGAAGTTTTGTTTCAGCCATATATTTTAGAATATGCAGATTTGTGAGATCTCCGCTGCCAACTTTTATGACCGGGCAAAGCTCAGCAGCCAAATCAACATCCTTTTTTGAAGAATGTGGTGTTGTCAGGAACATTATGTTTTTTTTATCGCAGTATTTCTTCAGCCCGCGGAAGTCATCATAGCTGAGCTCAAGCTTTTTCAGCATGTTATATTGCGAATCTTTTCCAATGCTTTTTACTTGGTATTCCGCCTGCTCTGCAGAAGGTGTTACAATGTCCTCTGCTTTAAATGTCTGAAATTTTATTGCATCAGCGCCTGCATAAAAGGCAGCATCAACGAGCTTCTTTGCTGTTTCAAGGCTGCCATTGTGGTTTACCCCGGCTTCAGCTATGAAAAAGCATGGTTTGTTTAACCCAAGGATCTTATTCGCTATTTTTATATCTGCTATTCTCTCATCCATTTTATTCTTCATCATAAACTGCTTTTCTTAGTTTCCATTCTCCTTTCTCCTTTTTCCAGATGTGCGGAGATCTGAACTTATCAATCAATTCCCAGAACCTTTTTTCCGTCATATCCATATACTCCAACATGTCCTTGAAATATTTCTTCGGGAATTCATGATCGAATTTCTTCACCAATGCAACGCCTTCTTCTCTAGTTATTTTATTATTTCTTATCTCCTGCGATGCATCATAAGTGGCTCTTCCAATCCCGAACTTGATCAATGTAGTGTAATAATGGTATGGGTCGCTTTTGTCATCAATGCTGTTGTACTTTGAGTAAGTTCCCTCAGTCCTTTCGCTGTTTGCTTCAAAACTAGTATGCTCAACTGCAAAATAATATGCTTCCTGTGGATCCCATTTTATGTAATACCCCAGATAATGCACCTGTATTTTTTTCTTTTCATATTCTTCTGAATCCATTGGAAGGAAAGGCAGAAGGTCGTTCATGTTAAGCTTATATTGTTCAATTAGTTCTTTTATCTTAACTCCTCCCAAGTACATGTCTTCGTAATTTTTTCCTGTTGCATATTTTGCATTTCTTAATGGTGTTAGATTATCCTGCACAGGATTTCCATATTCTGCCTCATTTTCGCCGTAA from Candidatus Woesearchaeota archaeon encodes the following:
- a CDS encoding N-acetylneuraminate synthase family protein, with amino-acid sequence MMKNKMDERIADIKIANKILGLNKPCFFIAEAGVNHNGSLETAKKLVDAAFYAGADAIKFQTFKAEDIVTPSAEQAEYQVKSIGKDSQYNMLKKLELSYDDFRGLKKYCDKKNIMFLTTPHSSKKDVDLAAELCPVIKVGSGDLTNLHILKYMAETKLPIILSTGMSTLDEIKEAVDVILPINSQLVLLHCTTSYPVKYEQVNLRAMITLKNTFNLITGYSDHTEGIDVSVAAVAMGAKVIEKHFTLDRNMEGPDHKASIEPKEMRELVQRIRHTEKDLSAGKKYEDIVKEMLGIEKALGNGIKKPYLEEINIAKVARKSIVADVDIKKDEKITNENIAIKRPGTGLHPRYFEEIIGKTAKKEIKKDEMIMLDDLK
- a CDS encoding N-acetyl sugar amidotransferase yields the protein MENEKLEVKYPGLPSEIKFCKRCVISNQRPSSKSEFMHNINSSSHTIEFDEEGICAACRYAEKKEKEVDWKKREEELWALCDKFRKNDGSYDCIAPGSGGKDSVMAAHLLKYKFKMHPLTVTWAPHMYTDAGWRNHQRWIRSGFDNILFHPNGKVHRLLTKLAFENLLHPFQPFILGQKNIGAKFAALYNIQLVFYGENEAEYGNPVQDNLTPLRNAKYATGKNYEDMYLGGVKIKELIEQYKLNMNDLLPFLPMDSEEYEKKKIQVHYLGYYIKWDPQEAYYFAVEHTSFEANSERTEGTYSKYNSIDDKSDPYHYYTTLIKFGIGRATYDASQEIRNNKITREEGVALVKKFDHEFPKKYFKDMLEYMDMTEKRFWELIDKFRSPHIWKKEKGEWKLRKAVYDEE